In one Silene latifolia isolate original U9 population chromosome 10, ASM4854445v1, whole genome shotgun sequence genomic region, the following are encoded:
- the LOC141607406 gene encoding uncharacterized protein LOC141607406, whose protein sequence is MGANANFELKGYFIHNLSKFHGHAGDDPNHHISEFHMMCEGAIPNGVTEDQFKLRACPFSLQDAAKDMLFYLQPGTISTWKAMKSAFLEKYYRDSRHNLAKKAITSPEQDASESLYEYWERFKKLVALCLYQGLSGDDLLVNFCDGLTQQYQIMVNSATGGGVDNYSVSEANEIIERLAASTRNYGRGGRGSKTINSIETPSTSNQKLEKTVDDLTKMVAQLVENNQGGVQGDNLECNFCQGPHPITSCPVMEQERLTHEHVNAMGHGAYKSRNPNRGGYYKYDTNGNTYNIRSRDNPNLSWGGGGGYL, encoded by the coding sequence ATGGGGGCCAATGCCAACTTTGAATTAAAAGGCTACTTCATCCACAACCTTTCAAAGTTCCATGGACATGCGGGGGATGACCCAAATCACCACATTTCCGAATTTCATATGATGTGCGAAGGTGCCATCCCCAATGGGGTCACGGAGGACCAATTTAAGTTGCGAGCCTGTCCATTTTCTCTACAAGATGCGGCAAAGGATATGTTGTTTTATCTTCAACCGGGTACAATTAGTACTTGGAAGGCTATGAAATCGGCTTTCCTTGAGAAGTACTATCGCGATTCAAGACACAACCTCGCCAAGAAGGCCATAACCTCTCCGGAACAAGATGCAAGTGAGAgtttgtatgagtattgggagcgGTTTAAGAAATTGGTTGCACTATGTCTCTACCAAGGGCTAAGCGGTGATGATCTTTTGGTTAACTTTTGTGATGGCCtcactcaacaataccaaatcATGGTAAATTCTGCTACGGGAGGTGGAGTAGACAACTACTCCGTTTCGGAGGCAAATGAGATTATAGAAAGGTTAGCCGCTAGCACAAGAAACTATGGAAGGGGAGGTAGGGGGTCAAAAACCATTAATTCAATTGAAACACCTTCTACTTCCAACCAAAAGCTAGAAAAGACTGTAGATGATCTCACAAAGATGGTAGCTCAACTAGTGGAAAACAATCAAGGAGGAGTACAAGGGGATAATCTAGAATGCAACTTTTGTCAAGGTCCACATCCAATTACATCTTGCCCCGTCATGGAACAAGAGAGACTAACTCACGAACATGTAAATGCCATGGGTCATGGTGCTTATAAGTCTAGGAACCCCAATAGGGGAGGGTATTACAAGTATGACACAAATGGCAACACATATAACATTAGGTCAAGGGACAACCCCAACCTTAgttggggagggggggggggataCCTCTAG